A window of Fretibacterium sp. OH1220_COT-178 contains these coding sequences:
- a CDS encoding M48 family metallopeptidase, which translates to MAAGETEERFVLDLGPLGGGSCLCTVRRSVRARRLRLIVNGTGLTLVVPMGHPPLREVDALLEPHKAWIVKSLERVHISSVARHAGDVEEAPPKRILLRALGEEWRVVAADSPEERLSAKDGFLRLPQDFRKEEAFAALRRWVLLRARRALPPLLMELAMEHGLAVGGVSVKAMRSRWGSCSSKGNISLNSRLLFLPPNLVRHVLLHELCHITEMNHARTFHDRLREMDPEAERHAAELKGGWGLVPRWAR; encoded by the coding sequence GTGGCGGCCGGCGAAACGGAGGAACGGTTCGTCCTGGACCTGGGGCCGCTGGGGGGCGGGAGCTGTCTGTGCACCGTACGGAGAAGTGTACGCGCCAGGCGACTGCGCTTGATCGTCAACGGTACGGGGCTGACGTTGGTGGTGCCGATGGGGCATCCTCCCCTCCGGGAGGTCGATGCCCTTCTTGAGCCTCATAAAGCCTGGATCGTCAAAAGCCTCGAAAGGGTGCACATTTCATCCGTGGCTCGTCACGCCGGTGACGTGGAGGAAGCCCCGCCAAAGCGGATTCTTCTGAGGGCGCTGGGGGAGGAATGGCGCGTCGTTGCGGCGGATTCCCCCGAGGAACGCCTGTCCGCAAAGGACGGCTTTTTGCGTTTGCCGCAGGACTTCCGTAAGGAGGAGGCCTTCGCCGCCCTAAGGCGCTGGGTGCTCCTCCGGGCCCGCCGGGCTTTGCCCCCTCTCCTGATGGAGCTGGCCATGGAGCATGGGCTCGCCGTGGGAGGCGTCTCGGTCAAGGCAATGAGGAGCCGATGGGGGAGCTGTTCGTCCAAGGGCAATATCAGCCTGAACTCCCGCTTGCTGTTTCTTCCCCCCAATCTGGTGAGGCATGTCCTTCTGCACGAGCTCTGTCACATTACGGAGATGAATCATGCACGGACCTTTCACGACCGCCTGCGGGAGATGGACCCCGAGGCGGAACGCCACGCCGCCGAGCTCAAAGGAGGCTGGGGGTTGGTGCCGCGATGGGCGCGTTAA
- a CDS encoding DUF362 domain-containing protein — protein MSTAGMSGKVLLLRRSSYDLSQVDSAVRAAFEHFGGIGRFVARGDRVLLKVNLVAGHAPERRVTTDPSVVRAVARQVLESGGRPFIADSPGIESFVPAAERAGFMSVARELGIPCVELTDPVPMPAKQGAEFRKIEISRQVLEADAIINLPKMKTHGQMLLTLGVKNLFGCVVGRRKASWHYDVGLSCERFAALLLDIHDGIAPALTILDGIIGMDGMGPTSGKPRPYGVLAASKDALALDLWLGRMMGAAPEDFPLWLAAKKRGLPQCVLNEDDLAGDFAPDHVFPNVDIPTPRGLRLLPRLPFARIWERALTSRPVHVPSRCIGCGRCEAVCAAGALIHSNRTLSFDYGKCIRCYCCHEMCPVQAIEFRESPVIRWLRTIERLGARLKAR, from the coding sequence GTGTCCACGGCAGGGATGTCCGGCAAGGTTCTGTTGCTCCGCCGATCGAGCTACGATCTTTCCCAGGTCGATTCGGCCGTCCGGGCGGCCTTCGAGCACTTCGGCGGTATCGGCCGTTTCGTTGCACGCGGGGACAGGGTTCTTCTGAAGGTCAATCTCGTGGCCGGACACGCGCCCGAACGGCGTGTCACGACGGATCCGTCGGTCGTCCGCGCGGTAGCCCGGCAGGTTCTGGAGTCAGGAGGTCGTCCCTTCATCGCGGACAGTCCGGGAATCGAGTCCTTCGTGCCCGCAGCCGAGAGGGCCGGGTTCATGAGTGTGGCCCGGGAACTCGGGATCCCCTGTGTCGAACTGACGGACCCGGTCCCGATGCCCGCGAAACAGGGCGCCGAATTCCGCAAGATCGAGATCTCCCGTCAGGTCCTGGAGGCCGACGCAATCATCAATCTGCCCAAAATGAAGACGCATGGCCAGATGCTTCTGACGCTCGGCGTGAAGAACCTTTTTGGCTGCGTCGTCGGACGGCGCAAGGCCTCCTGGCATTACGACGTGGGCCTGAGTTGCGAGCGTTTTGCTGCCCTGCTTCTGGACATCCATGACGGAATCGCCCCGGCCCTGACGATCCTGGACGGCATCATCGGCATGGACGGTATGGGGCCGACGAGCGGAAAGCCTCGACCCTACGGGGTTCTGGCCGCTTCCAAGGACGCTTTGGCGCTGGACCTCTGGCTGGGCCGAATGATGGGAGCGGCTCCGGAGGACTTTCCCCTGTGGCTGGCGGCGAAAAAAAGGGGGCTCCCGCAGTGCGTCCTGAACGAGGACGATTTGGCGGGGGACTTTGCCCCGGATCACGTCTTTCCGAACGTGGACATCCCGACCCCTCGCGGACTGAGGCTCCTGCCCCGCCTGCCCTTTGCCCGGATTTGGGAGCGTGCCCTGACATCCCGTCCGGTCCACGTTCCCTCCCGCTGTATCGGTTGCGGCCGCTGCGAGGCCGTCTGTGCCGCCGGGGCTCTGATCCATTCCAACCGCACTCTGAGCTTCGACTACGGAAAATGCATTCGCTGCTACTGTTGCCACGAGATGTGTCCCGTCCAGGCCATCGAGTTCCGTGAAAGCCCGGTCATCCGCTGGCTCCGAACGATCGAGCGCCTGGGTGCTCGGCTGAAAGCAAGATAG
- a CDS encoding type III PLP-dependent enzyme: MQAFDYSFDLDGYISKERFARLKAFSADKETPFVVLSLGVVAGKYDSLRKAMPYADIYYAIKANPEKEILKLLIERGSCFDIASIHELDLMLNLGAAPDRLSYGNTIKKARDIRYAYDKGVRLFASDSEGDVRKLAANAPGSDVFFRILADGRGADWPLSRKFGAQPEVIFDNILLAKTLGLNPRGISFHVGSQQKDVTQWRMAIETCKELFEATADRGIALDLINMGGGLPAHYRTPIEETYVYAAEITDYLREFFGDEFPRIIIEPGRYMAGDAGVLVTEVVLVSHKEREGGLPWIYLDVGKFGGLIETIGESLRYPIYSERTGESRDYILAGPTCDSMDVLYEKNLVRLPVNVDEGDRLYVFTTGAYTQTYSSVFFNGFPPLRSYVVE, encoded by the coding sequence GTGCAAGCATTCGATTATTCTTTTGACCTCGACGGCTATATTTCCAAAGAGCGTTTCGCCCGGTTGAAGGCGTTCTCGGCAGACAAGGAAACTCCTTTTGTAGTGCTCTCCCTCGGGGTCGTCGCCGGAAAATACGACAGCCTGAGGAAGGCCATGCCCTATGCGGACATCTACTATGCGATCAAGGCGAATCCGGAAAAGGAGATCCTTAAGCTACTCATCGAACGGGGCAGTTGCTTCGATATAGCCTCTATCCATGAGCTGGATCTGATGCTGAATCTGGGGGCGGCTCCGGACCGGCTGAGCTATGGGAACACGATCAAGAAAGCGCGGGATATCCGTTACGCCTACGATAAGGGGGTTCGCCTCTTTGCCTCGGACTCCGAGGGCGATGTGCGCAAGCTGGCGGCCAACGCTCCGGGGAGTGACGTATTCTTCCGGATCCTGGCGGACGGGAGGGGAGCGGACTGGCCCCTGTCCCGAAAATTCGGAGCCCAACCCGAGGTGATCTTCGATAACATCCTGCTGGCGAAGACTTTAGGGCTGAATCCCAGAGGAATATCCTTCCACGTGGGATCCCAGCAGAAGGACGTGACCCAGTGGCGCATGGCCATCGAAACCTGCAAGGAGCTCTTCGAGGCCACGGCGGATCGGGGAATTGCACTGGATCTGATCAATATGGGGGGCGGGCTGCCGGCGCACTATCGGACCCCGATCGAGGAGACCTACGTCTATGCCGCCGAGATCACGGACTACCTGAGGGAGTTCTTCGGAGACGAGTTTCCCCGAATCATCATTGAGCCGGGGCGCTATATGGCCGGCGACGCCGGTGTGCTCGTCACGGAGGTCGTCCTGGTGTCCCATAAGGAGCGGGAGGGCGGGCTCCCCTGGATTTACCTGGACGTCGGAAAGTTCGGCGGGCTCATCGAGACCATCGGCGAGAGCCTGCGCTACCCCATCTACTCCGAGCGGACGGGGGAGAGCCGGGACTACATCCTGGCCGGGCCGACCTGCGACAGCATGGACGTGCTCTACGAGAAAAATCTGGTCCGTCTTCCCGTGAATGTGGATGAGGGAGACAGGCTTTACGTCTTTACGACGGGGGCCTATACCCAGACCTACAGCTCCGTCTTCTTCAACGGTTTTCCCCCCTTGAGGAGCTACGTCGTCGAGTGA
- a CDS encoding putative motility protein: protein MSNLEISESIARYSMDMAAVRVSSAVQASMLKNVMELERATMAQLLQSMGVGGALDVQA from the coding sequence GTGAGCAACCTGGAAATATCCGAAAGCATTGCGCGCTATTCCATGGACATGGCCGCCGTACGGGTGAGCAGCGCCGTGCAGGCGTCGATGTTGAAGAACGTGATGGAGCTCGAGCGGGCGACCATGGCTCAACTCCTGCAGTCTATGGGGGTGGGCGGGGCGCTGGACGTCCAGGCGTAG
- a CDS encoding helix-turn-helix domain-containing protein: protein MLDSDTFKGIAQEVVNTMTQIVSFPLIVTNALGLVISASSASLLGTPRKLCLALLEKPAQERKRAALQHNAEKIDGSGIAVPLFDACMEVVGSVEVLGEAGCVRPFALAIKRQIEMVLKERQRLQTAFLKENAIQDVISDFVNYVPGISDLGMLETRARCLGFAPDFLYVPIVFDIHHFKRFTREQWGKNSWESGGEAESFIQALKNRILMDIRGIFNHPNDVSISLKSDKYAIFCSISPQIRNDKEKVYQRVNDNSLLVLKKLTEKKLSAVIGIGFFFEGVPELSFSYRSAWEAVHLGKTLFRRPGVYDIQDLRFEYLLSSLPLDRQRRFVSDRLSQIELSPDDKDLRKTILAYVKNFFHHQSTADELHIHRNTLSYRLNRIRKLTGKSLQSFHEFLEMYVACLLADILSPDTTDAEKRQRAKMKARCRRPSPPLTRDPEDPTSDPVHDIFPQTTRNINSSRSTGKRKMQISP from the coding sequence ATGCTCGACTCCGATACCTTCAAAGGCATCGCACAGGAAGTTGTCAACACCATGACGCAAATCGTATCCTTTCCCCTGATCGTCACAAATGCTCTGGGGCTCGTCATCAGCGCCTCCTCCGCGTCTCTCCTGGGAACACCCCGAAAACTATGCCTTGCACTTCTGGAGAAACCTGCCCAGGAAAGGAAAAGGGCTGCACTGCAGCACAATGCAGAGAAGATCGACGGCTCAGGAATCGCCGTTCCCCTGTTCGATGCGTGCATGGAGGTGGTGGGCTCCGTGGAAGTCCTGGGGGAGGCCGGTTGTGTGCGTCCTTTTGCCCTGGCCATAAAGCGGCAGATCGAGATGGTCCTGAAAGAACGGCAACGGTTGCAGACCGCTTTCCTCAAGGAAAATGCCATTCAGGACGTTATCTCCGACTTCGTCAATTACGTCCCCGGCATCAGCGATCTCGGCATGCTCGAGACAAGAGCCCGCTGTCTCGGCTTTGCTCCGGACTTTCTTTACGTTCCCATCGTATTCGACATCCATCACTTCAAACGATTCACCCGTGAACAATGGGGCAAAAACTCCTGGGAAAGCGGCGGAGAGGCCGAGAGCTTCATCCAGGCGCTGAAAAATCGCATTCTGATGGATATAAGGGGCATATTCAATCATCCCAACGACGTTTCCATCTCCCTGAAAAGCGACAAATACGCCATTTTCTGCTCCATCTCCCCTCAGATCCGAAACGACAAGGAGAAAGTCTACCAGCGAGTCAACGACAACTCCCTTCTCGTCCTTAAAAAGCTGACGGAAAAGAAACTGTCTGCGGTGATCGGGATCGGATTTTTCTTCGAAGGGGTGCCCGAACTCTCCTTTTCCTACCGCAGCGCATGGGAGGCGGTACATCTTGGGAAGACGCTCTTCCGTCGTCCCGGGGTTTATGATATCCAGGACCTGCGTTTCGAGTATCTCCTCTCCAGCCTTCCACTTGATCGGCAAAGGCGTTTCGTATCCGATCGGCTTTCCCAGATCGAACTGTCCCCCGACGACAAGGACCTGAGAAAGACGATCCTGGCCTACGTCAAGAACTTTTTTCATCATCAGAGCACTGCCGACGAGCTCCATATCCACAGAAACACCCTGAGCTATCGGCTCAATCGGATCCGAAAGCTTACCGGAAAATCCCTGCAATCCTTCCACGAATTTCTCGAGATGTACGTGGCTTGCCTGCTTGCCGACATCCTCTCACCCGATACTACGGACGCCGAAAAACGGCAGAGAGCCAAGATGAAGGCCCGCTGCCGCCGCCCATCGCCTCCGTTGACAAGGGATCCGGAAGACCCCACAAGCGATCCCGTACACGACATCTTTCCGCAAACGACACGCAACATCAACTCATCCCGTTCCACCGGGAAACGCAAGATGCAGATTTCGCCGTAG
- a CDS encoding serine/threonine protein kinase: MAKVVNSWNDFDPLKHVIVGRADNCCIAPSEPASKAKVPLDSPMRGMTGPRPLDTVEKANAQLDNLVKILEKHGVKVDRPEPIQWNQAVVTPHFMTGSMFGCMPPRDVLLTIGSDIICAPMSFRSRFFEYLAYSKNLRTYFDQDPDFRWFFAPRPELGDASYDMHYYDGDITEDVLLERTAKLEMVTTEHEILFDAADVLRLGKDLFIQHGLTTNRKAMEWIRRMYPDFRIHAVNFPGDPYPIHIDATFVPLRPGLILNNPHRKLPADQRKIFEANGWEIVEAAMPAHKEPPALCYSSVWLSMNCLVLDHKTVLVEASEVHQLEQMDKLGMNVIPVPFRDAYPFGGGLHCATADVYREGKCEDYFPKQVADPTLVEFGKMRNG, from the coding sequence ATGGCAAAGGTAGTTAATTCGTGGAATGACTTCGATCCTCTGAAGCATGTCATCGTCGGGCGTGCGGACAATTGTTGCATCGCGCCGTCCGAGCCCGCATCGAAGGCGAAGGTTCCCCTGGACAGCCCCATGCGCGGCATGACCGGCCCCCGTCCTCTGGACACGGTCGAGAAGGCAAACGCCCAGCTCGATAATCTGGTCAAGATCCTCGAGAAGCACGGCGTCAAGGTTGACCGCCCGGAGCCCATCCAGTGGAACCAGGCCGTCGTGACGCCGCACTTCATGACCGGAAGCATGTTCGGATGCATGCCTCCGCGCGACGTCCTCCTCACGATCGGCAGCGACATCATCTGCGCCCCCATGTCCTTCCGTTCCCGCTTCTTCGAGTATCTGGCCTACTCCAAGAATCTGCGCACATACTTCGATCAGGATCCCGACTTCCGCTGGTTCTTCGCTCCGCGCCCCGAGCTGGGGGACGCCAGCTACGACATGCACTACTATGACGGCGACATCACCGAGGACGTGCTGCTCGAGCGCACGGCGAAACTCGAGATGGTCACCACGGAGCATGAGATTCTCTTCGACGCGGCGGATGTCCTGCGCCTGGGCAAGGACCTGTTCATCCAGCACGGCCTGACGACCAACCGCAAGGCCATGGAGTGGATTCGCCGCATGTACCCGGACTTCCGCATCCACGCGGTGAACTTCCCCGGGGATCCCTATCCCATCCATATCGACGCTACCTTCGTGCCGCTGCGTCCCGGTCTTATCCTGAACAACCCGCACCGCAAGCTGCCGGCCGACCAGAGGAAGATCTTCGAGGCGAACGGCTGGGAGATCGTGGAAGCGGCGATGCCCGCCCACAAGGAGCCCCCGGCGCTCTGCTACTCCAGCGTGTGGCTGTCCATGAACTGCCTCGTTCTCGACCACAAGACCGTTCTCGTGGAGGCGAGCGAGGTCCATCAGCTGGAGCAGATGGACAAGCTGGGAATGAACGTCATCCCCGTGCCCTTCCGCGACGCCTATCCCTTCGGCGGCGGTCTCCACTGCGCGACGGCGGACGTCTACCGCGAGGGCAAGTGCGAGGACTACTTCCCCAAGCAGGTGGCGGATCCCACGCTCGTCGAGTTCGGCAAGATGAGGAATGGTTAA
- a CDS encoding sodium:solute symporter family protein — MTSVAIYRWAIFFLASAILIGVGWWTNVRLKKKAATAHLSSEDEKAFLLGSNEMGPFIAAGTLMATGYSGWGFIGSPGTAYAYGTIEVLANFFFAPAITFGSLFFAGFMRKHGEKYGALTVPEYLANTHRGSHGMRRLVHFLAAIATFIFMSVYMIGQIRAVASVASEWLGTSVHISAVIFMAVVMIFTMQGGLLAVAITDTIMCCGMVIASAIVYYVIMQDVSLTELIAKVSEINPEFMNPTTSNPYGNPKYSVFLVFVYAMLFTTVLPYMSVRFLAMKKNMNIPLVALFMAPMGFAMSFVPMVGIYMFYKDPTWPQTLAAGAPAGAHVADHAMPVFLNTYLSPAVASIISLFIIFAMLSTISSVLQVQASALSHDLFVSAAGRESKYANTLNRGAVVVTTVLGIVLTFFAPQGMLNRIAYIGTGGLISMLVGPTIIRTFIDGNLLTCLLSMATGFFANVYLVIYGGLGWVEAPIIAGIGGSLVYMIVGYITNGMRREPLPLPIAESTN; from the coding sequence ATGACCAGCGTAGCCATTTACAGATGGGCCATCTTTTTTCTGGCGTCGGCCATACTTATTGGAGTGGGCTGGTGGACCAACGTCAGGCTCAAGAAAAAAGCAGCGACGGCTCACCTGTCCAGTGAGGACGAGAAGGCGTTCCTGCTCGGCAGCAACGAGATGGGCCCCTTCATAGCGGCCGGCACCCTTATGGCAACGGGCTACAGCGGCTGGGGCTTTATAGGCTCGCCGGGGACGGCCTATGCCTACGGGACCATCGAGGTTCTTGCGAACTTCTTCTTCGCTCCGGCCATTACCTTCGGCTCGCTCTTCTTCGCGGGCTTCATGCGCAAACATGGCGAAAAATACGGGGCGCTGACCGTGCCGGAGTACCTTGCCAATACCCACAGGGGCTCGCACGGCATGCGCCGTCTCGTTCACTTCTTGGCAGCCATTGCTACCTTCATATTCATGTCGGTCTACATGATAGGCCAGATTCGCGCCGTCGCGAGCGTCGCGTCGGAATGGCTCGGGACGTCGGTCCATATCTCGGCCGTCATCTTCATGGCGGTCGTCATGATCTTCACCATGCAGGGCGGGCTTCTGGCCGTGGCGATCACCGACACGATCATGTGCTGCGGCATGGTCATCGCCTCGGCCATCGTCTACTACGTCATAATGCAGGATGTGTCGCTCACGGAGCTCATCGCCAAGGTCAGCGAGATCAATCCGGAGTTCATGAACCCCACCACGTCGAATCCCTACGGCAATCCCAAGTACAGCGTGTTCCTCGTCTTCGTGTACGCCATGCTCTTCACTACGGTTTTGCCCTACATGTCGGTTCGCTTTCTCGCCATGAAGAAGAATATGAATATCCCGCTCGTCGCGCTCTTCATGGCACCGATGGGGTTTGCCATGAGCTTTGTCCCCATGGTCGGTATCTACATGTTCTACAAGGATCCCACCTGGCCGCAGACCCTGGCGGCTGGTGCTCCGGCGGGCGCGCACGTTGCGGATCACGCGATGCCGGTCTTTTTGAACACCTACCTGTCGCCTGCCGTGGCCAGCATCATATCCCTGTTCATCATATTCGCGATGCTGTCCACCATAAGTTCCGTGCTTCAGGTGCAGGCATCGGCACTTTCGCACGACCTCTTCGTCTCGGCTGCGGGCAGGGAGTCGAAATATGCCAACACCCTCAACCGCGGCGCTGTCGTCGTCACGACGGTGTTGGGCATCGTGTTGACCTTCTTCGCCCCTCAGGGCATGTTGAACCGTATCGCCTACATAGGCACCGGAGGCCTCATCTCGATGCTGGTCGGGCCGACCATAATCAGGACGTTTATCGACGGCAACCTGTTGACCTGTCTGCTCTCGATGGCCACGGGGTTCTTTGCCAATGTCTACCTCGTTATCTACGGCGGGCTCGGATGGGTCGAGGCGCCGATCATTGCAGGCATCGGCGGCTCGCTGGTCTACATGATCGTCGGCTACATCACCAACGGGATGCGCCGCGAACCCTTACCCTTGCCGATCGCCGAATCGACGAACTGA
- the arcA gene encoding arginine deiminase: MKKIQVFSEIGRLKQVILHRPGNELCNISPDLMTDFLFDEVPFLRGAIAEHDAFAAKLRDCGAEVIYLEDLASEAIENGGVREAFVDEFIGETYVTSKDEIRMLKDFLLSIPKTRDMVLQIMAGNRRTSFPKREYTSLVDFVDTEYPFITNPMPNLYFTRDSFSIIGSGVSLNHMWSVIRNRETLFGKYIFKYHPRFQNSAIPFYYDRDIPYNIEGGDQLVLSDKVLAIGISQRTEARAIEIFAEKLFAGPDGFETILAFKFPAKRAFMHLDTVFTMVDRDLFTIHPEIQKHLEVIAVTMKNGELKFEHQGRVLEDVLQKYLHLDKVRLLPCGGGDPVDAPSEQWSDGSNTFAVAPGEIIVYDRNVVTNKLLEDAGAKLHVIPSAELSRGRGGPRCMTMPLFREEI, encoded by the coding sequence ATGAAAAAAATTCAGGTGTTCTCCGAAATAGGAAGGCTGAAACAGGTTATCCTCCACAGGCCTGGCAACGAGCTCTGCAACATCTCCCCCGATCTGATGACGGATTTCCTGTTCGATGAGGTTCCGTTCCTGCGGGGCGCGATTGCGGAGCACGACGCCTTTGCCGCCAAGCTCAGGGATTGCGGGGCCGAGGTGATCTACCTTGAGGATCTCGCTTCGGAGGCCATCGAGAACGGCGGGGTGCGCGAGGCGTTTGTGGACGAGTTCATCGGCGAGACCTATGTGACTTCCAAAGACGAAATCCGGATGCTCAAGGATTTCCTGCTGAGCATTCCCAAGACGCGGGATATGGTGCTGCAGATCATGGCCGGCAACCGCCGCACCAGTTTCCCGAAGCGTGAATACACGTCGCTCGTCGACTTCGTGGACACGGAATACCCATTCATCACAAACCCGATGCCCAACCTCTATTTCACGAGGGACTCCTTCTCCATTATTGGTTCCGGCGTTTCGTTGAACCATATGTGGAGCGTCATCCGCAACCGGGAAACGCTCTTTGGGAAGTATATCTTCAAATATCACCCGCGCTTTCAAAACTCCGCCATCCCCTTTTACTACGACAGGGACATTCCGTACAATATCGAGGGCGGCGATCAGTTGGTCCTGAGCGATAAGGTCCTGGCGATCGGTATCTCGCAGCGCACCGAAGCGAGGGCCATCGAGATCTTCGCCGAGAAGCTCTTTGCGGGCCCCGATGGATTCGAGACGATCCTGGCGTTCAAGTTTCCCGCCAAGCGCGCCTTCATGCATCTGGACACGGTCTTCACCATGGTGGACCGGGATCTTTTTACAATACACCCGGAGATCCAGAAGCACCTCGAGGTCATCGCGGTGACGATGAAGAACGGGGAACTGAAGTTCGAGCATCAGGGGCGCGTGCTTGAAGATGTGCTTCAGAAGTACCTGCACCTCGATAAAGTCAGACTGCTGCCTTGCGGAGGAGGCGACCCCGTCGACGCGCCCAGCGAGCAGTGGAGCGACGGATCCAACACCTTCGCCGTCGCTCCAGGCGAGATTATCGTCTATGACCGCAATGTGGTCACGAACAAGCTCCTCGAGGATGCGGGTGCCAAGCTGCACGTCATACCGTCCGCCGAGCTCTCTCGGGGACGCGGAGGGCCTCGATGTATGACCATGCCCTTGTTCCGGGAAGAGATTTAA
- the argF gene encoding ornithine carbamoyltransferase has protein sequence MSKNLRGKSFLKLLDFTPEDVRYLLDLARDFKSLKRTGTPHRYLEGKNIVLLFEKTSTRTRCSFEVAGLDLGMGVTYLDPGSSQMGKKESIRDTARVLGRMYDGIEYRGFSQEIVEELAKFSGVPVWNGLTDDFHPTQMLADLMTMEEHFGHLKGLNFVFMGDARNNVANSLMIACAMMGVNFTACAPKDLFPKADLVEKAKEIAKRQGCTIRLEPDVKTAVTGAHVLYTDIWVSMGEPDEIWESRIKLLSPYQVNKAVMDMADPEAIFLHCLPSFHDRKTSIGEDIYKKFGLPEMEVTDEVFESDRSKVFDEAENRMHTIKAVVYATLC, from the coding sequence ATGAGCAAGAATTTGAGAGGCAAAAGCTTTTTGAAGCTCCTGGACTTCACACCGGAGGACGTCCGCTACCTTCTGGATCTGGCCAGGGACTTCAAAAGCCTGAAACGTACCGGGACGCCCCACCGCTACTTGGAGGGCAAGAACATCGTCCTGCTTTTCGAGAAGACCTCCACGCGGACGCGCTGCTCCTTCGAGGTGGCCGGTCTGGATCTGGGGATGGGGGTCACCTATCTGGATCCCGGCAGTTCCCAGATGGGTAAGAAGGAGAGCATCAGGGACACGGCTCGTGTTCTCGGCAGGATGTACGACGGCATCGAGTACCGGGGCTTCAGCCAGGAAATCGTGGAGGAGTTGGCCAAGTTCTCCGGAGTCCCGGTGTGGAACGGCCTTACCGACGACTTCCATCCCACCCAGATGCTTGCGGACCTTATGACCATGGAGGAGCACTTCGGCCATCTCAAGGGGCTGAACTTCGTGTTCATGGGAGATGCCCGGAACAACGTCGCGAACTCCCTGATGATCGCGTGTGCTATGATGGGAGTCAACTTTACGGCCTGCGCCCCCAAGGATCTGTTCCCCAAGGCCGATCTGGTGGAAAAGGCGAAGGAGATCGCCAAGCGTCAGGGATGCACGATCCGCCTGGAGCCGGACGTCAAGACTGCGGTGACAGGAGCTCACGTGCTCTACACCGATATTTGGGTTTCCATGGGAGAGCCCGACGAGATTTGGGAGAGCCGGATCAAGTTGCTCTCGCCCTATCAGGTCAACAAGGCCGTGATGGATATGGCCGATCCGGAGGCGATCTTCCTGCACTGCCTGCCCTCCTTCCACGACAGGAAGACGTCCATCGGAGAGGACATCTACAAAAAATTTGGCCTGCCGGAGATGGAGGTCACGGACGAGGTTTTCGAGTCCGACCGCTCTAAGGTCTTCGATGAGGCCGAGAACAGGATGCACACCATCAAAGCCGTCGTCTACGCGACGCTGTGCTAG
- the arcC gene encoding carbamate kinase, whose product MSRVVVALGGNALGHTPAAQIEAVRKAAPSIVGLIAAGHRVVLGHGNGPQVGMIDSALDYSAHGTLKTPEIPLVECGAMSQGYIGYHLQQALQAELEKQKIAKDVVSVVTQVEVSSADPSFKDPSKPVGNFCTKEEAERIGKEKGWIFIEDAGRGYRRVVPSPEPMRIVELDAIKKMMDMDMVVVAVGGGGIPVVRDGERLKGIDAVIDKDKSSARLAADLDADALVILTAVDKVAIRFNKPDQKDLDRLTVTEAKEYIERGEFAKGSMLPKVQACLAFVEGKPGRKAVITSLALAGEALKGGVGTVIEGL is encoded by the coding sequence TTGAGCAGAGTTGTAGTGGCACTGGGAGGCAATGCCCTGGGGCATACTCCCGCAGCGCAGATCGAGGCGGTACGCAAGGCCGCTCCTTCCATCGTCGGGCTGATCGCGGCCGGACACCGTGTGGTCCTGGGGCATGGCAACGGCCCACAGGTGGGTATGATCGACAGCGCTCTGGACTATTCCGCCCACGGAACCCTTAAGACTCCGGAGATTCCGTTGGTGGAGTGCGGCGCCATGAGCCAGGGATATATCGGCTATCACCTGCAGCAGGCCCTGCAGGCGGAGCTCGAGAAGCAAAAAATTGCCAAGGACGTCGTAAGTGTTGTGACTCAGGTGGAGGTCAGTTCTGCAGATCCGTCTTTCAAGGATCCCTCCAAGCCCGTCGGCAATTTCTGCACCAAGGAAGAGGCCGAGCGGATCGGCAAGGAAAAGGGCTGGATCTTTATCGAAGATGCGGGCAGGGGCTACAGGCGGGTCGTTCCCTCCCCGGAGCCCATGCGCATTGTCGAGCTCGACGCCATCAAAAAGATGATGGACATGGATATGGTCGTCGTCGCCGTGGGCGGCGGGGGCATCCCCGTCGTTCGTGACGGCGAACGGCTCAAGGGCATCGATGCGGTTATCGACAAGGACAAGAGTTCCGCTCGGCTGGCTGCGGACCTCGATGCCGACGCCCTGGTGATCCTCACTGCGGTGGACAAGGTCGCCATCCGTTTCAACAAGCCCGATCAGAAGGACCTAGACCGGCTGACGGTCACGGAGGCGAAGGAGTACATCGAACGGGGCGAGTTCGCCAAGGGCAGCATGCTGCCCAAGGTACAGGCCTGTTTGGCTTTCGTGGAAGGCAAGCCCGGACGCAAGGCCGTCATCACCTCTCTGGCGCTTGCCGGAGAAGCCTTGAAGGGCGGCGTGGGCACCGTTATCGAGGGACTGTAG